The Microbacterium sp. zg-Y1090 sequence CAACGTCGTCACCCACGCGTACTCGACCCCCTTCTGGCACTGGGACCGCTGGGAGCAGGAGCTCGACTGGATGGCGCTGCACGGCATCACCCACCCGTTCGTCCTCACGGCGTACGACGTCGTCCTCGAGGAGACGCTGGCTCGCTCGGGAGTGCCACGGGAGGAAGCGCGGGCGTGGGTGGGCAGCGCCGCCCACACGCCATGGATGTCGATGGGTGGAATGCATGACTTCGGCGGGCCGCTGCCCGCCGATTGGGCGCGGCGTCGGGTCGAGCTGGCCCGGCGGATCCTGACGCGGTGTCGTGAGTTGGGCATGACCCCCGTGCTGCCGTTGACGGGCGGACACGTGCCGCGTTCGCTTGCCGGCCCCGATGCGGACCAGATCGAGTGGCAGGGCTGGAGCACGCCGATGCTCGAGCCGTCTTCTGCGGAGTACGCCGATCTGGTCAGAACCTTCCTCGGCGTGCAGCGCGATCTGCTCGGAGATCCGGGAGCTCAGCCGGTGATCGCCGTCGACCCGTACATCGAATCGCTTCCCCCGTCAGCCGAACCCGAGGCCCTGGCCGCAGCGGGCCGGGGTGTACACCGAGCAATCTCGAACGTGTACCCCGACGGGACCTGGCTGCTCCAGGGCTGGCCGTTCCACTACCACCGTGGCTTCTGGACCCCCGAACGCGTCGAAGCGTATCTCTCCGGGGTCCCGCACGATCGTCTCCTGCTGATCGATCTCTGGGGCGAACACGCCCCCATGTGGCGGGGCGGCATGCACGGCCGGCGCTGGATCTGGACGGCCATACACAACTTCGGAGGAAGATTCGCTCTCTTCGGCGACCTCGCAGGGGTCGTTCGCGACGTGGGCGAGCTCACGCAGGAGCAGCCGGAAGGACTCGAGGGCATCGGGCTGGCGCCGGAGGCCATCGAGAACAACACGGTGTTCTACGAGCTCGTCACCGACCTCGCGTGGAACCAGGAAGGGCTCGAGCATTGGCTCGGCGCATTCGCCGTGCAGCGCTATGGCCTCGACGATGCTCGGGCCAAGGAGGCATGGCGCCTCCTGTCCGAGACGCTGTATGCCCCCGGTCGGACGCGGTCGATCCCGTCACCGGTGTTCGCGCGCCCGTGGAGCGGAGGTGCTCCGTTCGCCACGCAGCGGCTGGCCGGCGAGGCACTGCCGCCGGAGCCGTCGCGCATGTCGGCCAACATCGATGCGGAGAACGACCCTGCGGTCCTCGGTGATCTGCCGCGCGTGTCGCGGGCGGCGCGGCTGCTGATCGACCTCGCCGGGGCGTCGCCGCCTTGCCCGGATGCGCTGGAACACGACCTCGTCGAGCTGGTCGGGCACGTGATCGCGCAGCGGACGCGCGTGCACATACGCGAGATACTCGCGGCGTCCGCCCGTCATGACGCGGGCGGCATCCGCGCCCACGCCGCACGCCTGCGGAGCTCGTTGCTGGATCTGGACGCGCTGGCTGCCACCCGCGGCGAGTCGCGCGCGTCGACCTGGATCGACGCCGCGCGGTCGTGGGCGGGCACAGCGGAGGAGGCAGACGTCATGGAGCGCGATGCGCGCAGCCTGGTCTCCGTCTGGGGCCACCAGACCAGCGGGCTTCACGACTACTCCGGGCGCCACTGGTCCGGACTGATTCGCGACCTGTACCTGCCGCGGTGGGAAGCCTGGGTGCGGTGGCTGGCGGCAGCGGCTGAGAGCGGGACCGAGCCGCGCGTCGCGTCGCTGCGCGCCCAGATCGTCGGCATCGAAGAGGCGTGGCGAAACGCCGTCGGCAGCGATGACGCGTCGTCAGTATCCCCTGTCGCCGCGGCGACGGCGGCGCTCGACAGGCTGGACGACTGACTCGCGTCGGAGCCCTCGCGTACGCTGACTGTCATGTGTGGTCGCTTCGTCGTCGCCAATGTGGCATCCGAACTGGTCGGCGTCCTGCGCGTCGATGTCGAGGGCGACAGGCTGCCCCCACCCTCGTTCAACATCGCGCCCACGGCGCGGGCGGCGATCGTGCTCGACTCCGCCAAGACCGAGCCCGCCACGCGCCGGCTCGAATCCGCCCGCTGGGGCCTCGTGCCCGGGTGGGCGAAGGATCCGTCGATCGGCTCCCGTGCGTTCAATGCCAGGGCAGAAGAGCTCGAAGACAAGCCGATGTTCCGGAACGCCCTCATCAAGCGCCGAGCCGTCGTGCCGGCATCCGGCTACTACGAGTGGAAGCAGGTCGACGGCGGCAAGGTGCCGCACTACATCCACCCTGCCGATGACGAGCCGATGTTCTTCGCCGGCCTCTACGAGTGGTGGAAGGACCCGGCCAAGGCGGACGATGACCCCGAGCGGTGGCTGCTGAGCTTCACGATCCTCACGCGCGACTCCATCGGGCACCTCGGTTCGATCCACGACCGCATGCCGCTGTTCATCGACGGTGACTTCGCCGACGCCTGGCTCGACACCGACACCGACGATCACAACGTCCGCGATCTGCTGGATGCCGCCATCGATGCCGCTCCCGCCCTCGCCGACACCCTGGAAGATCATCCGGTGTCCGCGGCGGTCGGCAACGTCCGGAACGACTCCCCCGCACTCATCGAACCGGTCGACTGACCCGCGGGGCGGTGGCGAGTGGGCGCGTAAGCGCCTTCTGGCGTTGCGCGTGTTCGGGCGCTCTCGGTTACGGCCGCTCTCGCGCACCCGATTGCGGCCGCTCTCGCGCCCGAGATGCGGACATCCGCCGAAACGCGGACCGAACCAGCCGCAACCGTCCGCACCCGGGCGGATCTCCGCATCCCGGAAACGGATGCCACGCCGCACGGGCGGATCTCCGCATCCCGGAAACGGATGCCACGCCGCCTGGGCGAATCACTGCATCTCGGCAACGGATGCCACGCCGAGATGCGGACATCCGCCGAAACGCGGACCGAACCAGCCGCAACCGTCCGCACCCGGGCGGATCTCCGCATCCCCGCAACGGCCCCCGGCAACCGATGCGACCCCGCGTCCGCGCGTAGGCTCGAAGGATGACCACGCTCGCCGCGCCCACCGCAACGGTGCTGCCGCGGGCGGAATGGGAGCAGCGCGAGCGCGCGCACCAGGATCGCGCCGACGCGCTCACCGCCGGCCGCCGGGCCCGCGTCGCTCGCGGCGAGACCCACCCGGTCGACGACTTCCTCTACACGTACTACGCGTACAAGCCGGCCGTGCTGCGTCGCTGGCATCCCGGAGCCGGCGTCGAACTGGCGGATGCCGCCGACACCGAGCGGGCCGGGTGGCGCTGGTACGCCCCCGGCGCCGACGCGGGGAGCCTGCGCGTGGACGCCCGGGGGTTCGAGACGGAGAAGGCGCAATTGGCGACCCTCTGCGAGCGGATGCTGCGGCTGACCGCCGCGCGCCCAGGCCAGTTCGGATGCTTCGGGCTGCACGAGTGGGCCATGGTCTACCGCGCCCCGCACCCGCGTCACGCCGTGCCGCTGCGCCTCGGCTCGAGCGGGACCGATGCCGTCGTCGAGGCGCACGAGTTGCGGTGCACCCACATCGACGCGTTCCGGTTCTTCACCGACGACGCGGTACCCCGCAACCGCTTCACACCCACGCGCGCCGACCAGCCGCAGCGCGAGCAGCCGGGGTGCCTGCACGCAGGCATGGACGTGTACAAGTGGGCGGTGAAGCTCGGCCCGCTGGTGCCCGGCGAGTTGCTGCTGGACGCCTTCACCCTGGCCCGCGAGATCCGCGAACTGGACATGGCCGCCTCACCGTACGACCTCGCCGACTGGGGTGTGATGCCCGTCGCCATCGAGACCGCCGAGGGCAAGGCCGAGTATGTCCGGCGCCAGCGCGGGTTCGCTGAGCGCGCGAATGCGCTGCGTGCGGCGATCCTCGCGGCGTGGAAGCCGGCTCAGCCGACCGCCTGACACGACGGACAGGGAAGCAGACCGCCCGGCGCGAGCTGCAGCCGCAGCAGGGTGACGCGGGTCGCTGCTTCCTCCAGCCGCTCCGCCGCGAGCGTCCCGTTGTCGACGGCGGCCGCGATGCCGTCCACGATGCGCCCGGCTGTCCCGGCATCGGAGAGCATGACGGCCATGACCATGTCGTTGCCGGCGGCAAGGGCGGCGACGGCATTGGCGACCGGGTCGGCGTACCGCGCCTCTCCGGTGTTCTGCAGCATCCCGAGGTCGTCGGTGATCGCCACCCCGTCGAAGCCGAGGTCCTCGCGGGCGATGCGGTGCCACTCGGCCGACATCGTGGCCGGTTCGGCATCCACCGCTGTGTAGATGAGGTGCCCGAACATGAGCAGCTCGGCTCCCGCATCGATGCCGGCCCGGAACGGCACGGCATCCGCCTTCTCCCAGGCGTCACGGGAGAGATCCGTCGTCGGCAGCATGTGGTGTGAGTCCCCCGGTGCCGCACCGTGTCCGGGGAAGTGCTTGAGCGTGCTCGCCGCGCTCCCTCGCTCGCCCTGAACGGCGGCTGCGACCCGCTCGGCGCTGCTCTGGGGCGTCGTGCCCAGCGCACGGCGGAAGATGAAGCTGCCGGGGTCAGCGGTGAGATCGGCGACGACGCCGAAGTTGACGGTGGCACCCGCGCGCTGCAGCAGCGCGCCTCGTGCCGTGAACGCCTCCTCCGTCACCGGCGTCGGAGCGTCCTTCAGGGTGGCGGCTCCAGGCAGGTCGTCCCACGGGAGTCGGGTGACGTCGCCGCCTTCCTCGTCGATGCCGATGAGCGGCGGCAAGGCAGGGTCGGTGACCAAGGCGTCGGTGACCGCGCGCAGCGCGACTTCGTCGGCCGGGATGTTCGCCCCCATCAGGATGAACCCGCCCAGCCCTGTCGCCGTCATGTACTCGCGCAGCGCGGCTGCATCCGTCGTGGGGATGTGTCCCATGACCACGGATGCCGCACGCTCGCGTGTCGACATCGCCGACACCAGCCGCTGCGCGTGCGCGCTGGTCGCCGCCGCGTCCGGGGGCGCGACCCTCACGCCCGCGGACGCGGGGTCGGGATCGGGGGTGGCGGCGGCAGGCGCGGCTACCACCCCGAGTACTGCGACGGCGGCGGCCGCGATCGCCAGAAGTCTCACGGCGCGCGGCATGCGGCCAGTGTACGGGTGGCCTCCGACAGCGGGCTGGGCGGCTGCTGTCAGACGGGGACGACGGGTTGGCGCAGGATCGTACGCAGCTTCGCGGGCTCGACCCTGCGGAAGTCGCTGAGGTAGATCTCGTGGTGCCTGCCCGTCATGCGCAGGCCCTCACCGGGGATGAACTCATCGTGCATCCGCGCGAGCACGTCCCCCTCGTCGTCGAACGAACCGATGTGCAGGGTCTGCACGCACCTGCCCTCCGCGATGGTCTCCCACCGGAGCCGCTCGAGAGCGGTGGGCGCAGGCGACTTGGCGGCGACCGCCGCGACGGCATCGTCGATCATCTCGCGGTCGATCCATTCGGGCACCATCATCAACGCCGTCCACCGCCACGCCGACTTGTCGCGGCGCTCGGTGAAGGCCGCCATGTCGTCCGCCCACCACTGCGCCTCGAGCGGTGGCACGACGTAGTCCCGGTCAAGCCGCCCCTTGCTCGCGAACTTCAGCTTGTAGGCCACCGGGTAAAGGGCGGCGATGGCGTCGCCGAACCCGGCGGAGGTGTTCGGATCGCCCTCCCCGTCGATGGCGAGGTAGCGCAGGGGCGGCACGTCGACGATGCGGAAGACGCCCGCCTTCGCCCGGTAGGCATCGATCGTCTTCGTGAAGTCGACTTTCATCGTGCCCTGATCCTGGCACGCGACGGCTTCGCGCGCTCCCCTGATAGCCGCAGGCAGGCGCGGCCGATCATCCCGCGCGTTCGGTCGCGCCGCTCCTGTCCTCGGGCACGGCGAGCACTCGGCCCATGGCGAGTACGGCGCCCCGTTGCAGCACGTCCAGCTGGGCGGGGTTGTAGAGCTCCGGCACAGCCTCGCCGAGCGCCTGCGCAACCACCGCTCCCCGGCGGGTGAGCCCCGCCGAAGGCAGCTCCCTCAGCCACGGATAGTCGTGGAAGTTCTGTGTGAAGACCTCCGCGTATCGTGCGACCAGGGCGTCCCGCGCCCGCTCGTCCGCGTCGGCCGGCAGCTGCTCGAGCGCTGCGCTGAGATCGTCCGGGTCGTCCTCCACCATCTTGCGCACGTCGTCCAGCGCGTCTTCGTCGAGCAGCCGCGTGTAGAGGTGCAGGACGGACCGATCCGTCTCCGAGACGCGGGATGCCACGGATTCGAACCCCGCGGGGGCGTCTGCGGGAGCCTTGTCCCGCAGAATGGCGGCGATGCTCGCGCGCGCCTGCTCGAGCCGCTCGATGCTCGCCTGCAGCTCGGCGTCGAGCTCGCGCAGCGATTCGGTGCTGGTTTCCTCGCCCGCGCTGACGGCCGGGATCTGCGAGAGCGCAAGACCCAGTGCGACGAGCCGACGAATGCGCAGGAGCCGGACCAGGTGCTGCACGTCGTACTGCTTGTAGCCGTTGTGGGTCCGCTCGGGTTGCTCGAGCAGCCCTACGCGGTGATAGTGGCGAATGGTGTTCACCGTCGTCCCG is a genomic window containing:
- a CDS encoding SOS response-associated peptidase, which encodes MCGRFVVANVASELVGVLRVDVEGDRLPPPSFNIAPTARAAIVLDSAKTEPATRRLESARWGLVPGWAKDPSIGSRAFNARAEELEDKPMFRNALIKRRAVVPASGYYEWKQVDGGKVPHYIHPADDEPMFFAGLYEWWKDPAKADDDPERWLLSFTILTRDSIGHLGSIHDRMPLFIDGDFADAWLDTDTDDHNVRDLLDAAIDAAPALADTLEDHPVSAAVGNVRNDSPALIEPVD
- a CDS encoding GyrI-like domain-containing protein: MKVDFTKTIDAYRAKAGVFRIVDVPPLRYLAIDGEGDPNTSAGFGDAIAALYPVAYKLKFASKGRLDRDYVVPPLEAQWWADDMAAFTERRDKSAWRWTALMMVPEWIDREMIDDAVAAVAAKSPAPTALERLRWETIAEGRCVQTLHIGSFDDEGDVLARMHDEFIPGEGLRMTGRHHEIYLSDFRRVEPAKLRTILRQPVVPV
- a CDS encoding glycoside hydrolase family 3 N-terminal domain-containing protein → MPRAVRLLAIAAAAVAVLGVVAAPAAATPDPDPASAGVRVAPPDAAATSAHAQRLVSAMSTRERAASVVMGHIPTTDAAALREYMTATGLGGFILMGANIPADEVALRAVTDALVTDPALPPLIGIDEEGGDVTRLPWDDLPGAATLKDAPTPVTEEAFTARGALLQRAGATVNFGVVADLTADPGSFIFRRALGTTPQSSAERVAAAVQGERGSAASTLKHFPGHGAAPGDSHHMLPTTDLSRDAWEKADAVPFRAGIDAGAELLMFGHLIYTAVDAEPATMSAEWHRIAREDLGFDGVAITDDLGMLQNTGEARYADPVANAVAALAAGNDMVMAVMLSDAGTAGRIVDGIAAAVDNGTLAAERLEEAATRVTLLRLQLAPGGLLPCPSCQAVG
- a CDS encoding 3-methyladenine DNA glycosylase — its product is MTTLAAPTATVLPRAEWEQRERAHQDRADALTAGRRARVARGETHPVDDFLYTYYAYKPAVLRRWHPGAGVELADAADTERAGWRWYAPGADAGSLRVDARGFETEKAQLATLCERMLRLTAARPGQFGCFGLHEWAMVYRAPHPRHAVPLRLGSSGTDAVVEAHELRCTHIDAFRFFTDDAVPRNRFTPTRADQPQREQPGCLHAGMDVYKWAVKLGPLVPGELLLDAFTLAREIRELDMAASPYDLADWGVMPVAIETAEGKAEYVRRQRGFAERANALRAAILAAWKPAQPTA
- a CDS encoding alpha-N-acetylglucosaminidase, coding for MSPHAMTDAGDLTEALRGIVLRIGGDAERVRVERVPVRPGDAATAEYEAAGGVLTIRGSDAVAAATALARYLQHHGRRITWESPRLQPTLDAWPDAPLITLSTPFRIRYHLNVVTHAYSTPFWHWDRWEQELDWMALHGITHPFVLTAYDVVLEETLARSGVPREEARAWVGSAAHTPWMSMGGMHDFGGPLPADWARRRVELARRILTRCRELGMTPVLPLTGGHVPRSLAGPDADQIEWQGWSTPMLEPSSAEYADLVRTFLGVQRDLLGDPGAQPVIAVDPYIESLPPSAEPEALAAAGRGVHRAISNVYPDGTWLLQGWPFHYHRGFWTPERVEAYLSGVPHDRLLLIDLWGEHAPMWRGGMHGRRWIWTAIHNFGGRFALFGDLAGVVRDVGELTQEQPEGLEGIGLAPEAIENNTVFYELVTDLAWNQEGLEHWLGAFAVQRYGLDDARAKEAWRLLSETLYAPGRTRSIPSPVFARPWSGGAPFATQRLAGEALPPEPSRMSANIDAENDPAVLGDLPRVSRAARLLIDLAGASPPCPDALEHDLVELVGHVIAQRTRVHIREILAASARHDAGGIRAHAARLRSSLLDLDALAATRGESRASTWIDAARSWAGTAEEADVMERDARSLVSVWGHQTSGLHDYSGRHWSGLIRDLYLPRWEAWVRWLAAAAESGTEPRVASLRAQIVGIEEAWRNAVGSDDASSVSPVAAATAALDRLDD
- a CDS encoding MerR family transcriptional regulator; translated protein: MPWSTSELGHIAGTTVNTIRHYHRVGLLEQPERTHNGYKQYDVQHLVRLLRIRRLVALGLALSQIPAVSAGEETSTESLRELDAELQASIERLEQARASIAAILRDKAPADAPAGFESVASRVSETDRSVLHLYTRLLDEDALDDVRKMVEDDPDDLSAALEQLPADADERARDALVARYAEVFTQNFHDYPWLRELPSAGLTRRGAVVAQALGEAVPELYNPAQLDVLQRGAVLAMGRVLAVPEDRSGATERAG